One Thermosipho japonicus DNA window includes the following coding sequences:
- a CDS encoding cobyric acid synthase — MVLMIQGTASNVGKTIIATALCRYFAKKGVDVVPFKAQNISLNSIVSDDGGEMAIAQYIQAIACNKRPSYVMNPILLKPDITGSQLIVKGKPVEKIKNKKYMYSSKEELLNVAYECLKNLEKKHDLVIVEGSGSAAEINIKDISNMAIAKKANANVILVADIDRGGAFAQIAGTMVLFNKEERKLVKGYIFNKFKGDKRLLLDFPEKFGKRFNIKFLGTIEYFNHNLFEEDITPFKEGKGDLKVDILKLPHISNTFDFEPLFLNTNARYVENIREDVDLIIIPGTKSTIHDLLWLKEKNTQIKKALSKSAFLFGICGGYQMLGKKLVEEKKEYEGLGYLNSYTYFIDKKTVRNVFAKEKLFNTTIKGFEIHHGITKSFEKPFSKLYFNKKVIKDGAIKDNIFATYIHNIFHNNDFLEKFLNFLRIQRGYSKKEIVVRTLEEEIDKVTEIITSSLNMKEIEKIVYSFN; from the coding sequence ATGGTGTTAATGATACAAGGAACGGCCTCAAATGTTGGTAAAACTATCATTGCAACAGCTCTTTGCAGATATTTTGCAAAAAAAGGAGTAGACGTAGTACCGTTTAAAGCTCAAAATATTTCTCTAAACAGCATAGTAAGCGATGACGGTGGAGAGATGGCAATTGCACAATATATACAGGCAATTGCCTGCAACAAAAGGCCAAGCTATGTTATGAATCCCATACTTTTAAAACCTGATATCACTGGCTCCCAGCTTATTGTAAAAGGAAAACCAGTAGAAAAGATTAAAAACAAAAAATACATGTATTCATCCAAAGAAGAACTTTTAAATGTTGCATATGAATGTCTTAAAAATTTAGAAAAAAAACATGATCTTGTCATTGTAGAAGGTTCTGGATCTGCTGCCGAGATAAATATAAAAGATATCTCAAATATGGCAATTGCAAAAAAGGCAAACGCAAATGTAATATTGGTTGCGGATATTGACAGAGGCGGTGCTTTTGCACAAATTGCAGGAACTATGGTTTTATTCAATAAAGAAGAAAGAAAATTAGTAAAAGGGTATATATTCAACAAATTCAAAGGAGACAAAAGGCTTCTTTTAGACTTTCCTGAAAAGTTTGGAAAAAGATTTAATATAAAGTTTCTTGGGACTATAGAATACTTTAATCACAACCTCTTTGAAGAAGATATTACTCCATTTAAAGAAGGAAAAGGTGATCTAAAAGTTGATATACTAAAGCTTCCACATATATCAAATACATTTGATTTTGAACCTCTCTTTTTAAACACAAATGCAAGGTATGTAGAAAACATAAGGGAAGATGTTGATCTAATTATAATTCCTGGTACAAAATCAACAATTCACGATTTGCTATGGCTAAAAGAAAAAAACACACAAATCAAAAAGGCTCTTTCAAAAAGTGCATTTTTGTTCGGTATATGTGGTGGTTATCAAATGCTTGGCAAAAAACTCGTAGAAGAAAAAAAAGAATATGAAGGACTTGGATATCTCAATTCATATACATACTTTATAGACAAAAAAACTGTAAGAAATGTATTTGCAAAAGAAAAATTATTTAATACAACCATAAAAGGCTTTGAAATTCACCATGGAATTACAAAATCATTTGAAAAACCTTTTTCAAAATTATATTTCAACAAAAAAGTTATAAAAGACGGTGCCATTAAAGATAATATCTTTGCAACATACATTCATAACATATTCCACAACAATGATTTTCTAGAAAAATTCTTAAATTTTTTAAGAATTCAAAGGGGTTACTCAAAAAAAGAAATTGTGGTTAGAACACTGGAAGAAGAAATAG
- a CDS encoding adenosylcobinamide-GDP ribazoletransferase, giving the protein MIKNFLLSLSFISRLPLNIKVNDFDRRVKKLPSFFPLVGYIVGSIYYLGALSNNLALKVFFLVLAFYFFDLFHFDGFLDTLDGFLNQSNKEKRLEIMSKGDVGPFAVFFGTLFVVVFWNLYLNAKPFHFFISSTFGRYSMVLLMAFSKPAKKEGLGALFFPFEKKNLLLSTIFTFFLIIFFKQYIISLAVTLITAYLISKIATNKIGGVTGDVLGGTCLFVHGLILLILEVV; this is encoded by the coding sequence ATGATAAAAAATTTTCTTCTTTCACTTTCCTTTATCTCAAGACTACCATTAAATATTAAAGTAAATGATTTTGATAGAAGGGTTAAAAAACTTCCAAGCTTTTTTCCACTCGTAGGTTACATAGTTGGTAGCATATATTATCTTGGAGCTTTATCAAATAACTTAGCGCTTAAAGTCTTTTTCCTTGTATTAGCTTTTTACTTTTTCGATCTTTTCCATTTCGATGGATTTTTAGACACACTTGATGGATTTTTAAATCAATCCAATAAGGAAAAAAGACTAGAAATTATGAGCAAAGGAGACGTTGGTCCATTTGCCGTTTTTTTTGGAACACTGTTTGTAGTCGTTTTCTGGAATCTTTATCTAAATGCAAAACCATTTCATTTCTTTATATCTTCAACATTCGGAAGATATTCTATGGTCCTTTTAATGGCATTTTCAAAGCCTGCCAAAAAAGAAGGACTTGGCGCATTATTTTTTCCTTTTGAAAAAAAGAATTTATTACTTTCAACAATCTTTACATTTTTCCTTATTATATTCTTTAAACAATATATCATTTCATTGGCTGTAACTTTAATAACTGCTTATTTAATATCCAAGATTGCTACTAACAAAATTGGTGGTGTGACAGGAGATGTTCTTGGTGGGACTTGCCTTTTCGTTCATGGACTTATTTTACTTATACTTGAGGTGGTATAG
- the cbiR gene encoding cobamide remodeling phosphodiesterase CbiR, producing the protein MKIGTTSWLIPGGYLENVKLVAEIVDFVELLVFSFDKETRHMLKNELPELYKISKKYGLKYTVHLPTDCINNVEDAFNFFEESNLPILNYVAHPIDCIEPLLKKSDKISVENLKKDILIHNRTVFDIGHHILGMKVTKEFFENTVEFHLMGVKGDQDHLKLDKETLLLSKEYMKLMPNLKYICFEVFDLNDFLDSYKLWRENL; encoded by the coding sequence ATGAAAATAGGAACCACTTCATGGCTTATTCCAGGTGGATATCTTGAAAATGTTAAACTAGTTGCAGAAATAGTCGATTTTGTAGAACTTCTTGTTTTTTCATTTGACAAGGAAACAAGGCATATGCTAAAAAATGAACTTCCAGAACTTTATAAAATCTCAAAAAAATATGGGCTAAAATATACCGTACACCTTCCAACGGACTGTATAAACAACGTTGAAGATGCATTTAATTTTTTTGAAGAAAGTAACTTACCAATATTAAATTATGTTGCCCACCCAATAGATTGTATAGAACCTTTATTGAAAAAATCAGACAAAATTTCCGTAGAAAATCTAAAAAAGGACATTTTAATACACAATAGAACGGTATTTGATATAGGTCATCACATTTTAGGCATGAAAGTAACAAAAGAATTTTTCGAAAATACCGTAGAATTTCATTTAATGGGAGTAAAAGGAGATCAAGATCACCTAAAACTTGACAAAGAGACCCTTTTACTTTCAAAAGAATACATGAAATTAATGCCAAATCTTAAATATATATGTTTTGAAGTCTTCGATCTAAACGACTTTTTAGACTCCTACAAACTCTGGAGGGAAAATTTATGA
- the cobU gene encoding bifunctional adenosylcobinamide kinase/adenosylcobinamide-phosphate guanylyltransferase encodes MITLITGGVKSGKSSFALKLSENFKKKAFIATGVAFDEEMKKRIEKHKQERIGFDTFEEPVEIYKIIESLNQKYEVAILDCLTTYLGNLFYYEKDIEYYTKKLIDSLQRVNYNLIIVTNEVGWGIIPENSLSRKYVDSLGLLNKKVASISDNVYLMVSGIGVKIK; translated from the coding sequence ATGATAACCCTTATAACTGGTGGTGTAAAATCTGGAAAAAGTAGTTTTGCTTTAAAATTATCTGAAAACTTTAAAAAAAAGGCATTCATTGCAACTGGTGTTGCTTTTGATGAAGAGATGAAAAAAAGAATAGAAAAACATAAACAAGAAAGAATAGGTTTTGACACCTTTGAAGAACCTGTAGAGATCTACAAAATCATTGAAAGTCTAAATCAAAAATATGAAGTTGCAATACTTGACTGTCTCACAACCTATCTTGGAAACCTATTTTACTATGAAAAAGATATAGAATACTATACAAAAAAACTCATTGATTCACTGCAAAGAGTCAATTACAACTTAATCATCGTCACAAACGAAGTAGGATGGGGAATAATACCTGAAAACAGTCTTTCAAGAAAATATGTAGACAGCTTGGGATTACTCAATAAAAAAGTTGCATCAATTTCAGATAATGTTTATTTAATGGTATCGGGAATAGGGGTGAAAATAAAATGA
- the cobT gene encoding nicotinate-nucleotide--dimethylbenzimidazole phosphoribosyltransferase codes for MKEAGYLEEIANKLFKIKKQTPLPMFKDKRVYVFAADHGVVQNGVSAYPKNVTYQMVLNYFKGGAGINVFARHMGLKFFVVDSGVDYDFEDNPSLIKMKVGHGTKDFSKGPSMTREEAITCIDYGMKVAKKAIKQGADLLVIGDKGIGNTTTATAIFAAFGFDVDKITDIGTPIPPSSVIKKRNIVKKALKINRPNPNDPIDVLSKVGGYCIGQMAGFILGAFQNKVPVVIDGFPTTAGFYLAYKINERVLDYAFFGHLSKVKGHKVILDSLGVRPILDLDMRLGEGTGAALSVYLIEAAIKYFNFKNEKVIS; via the coding sequence ATGAAAGAGGCGGGGTACCTTGAAGAAATTGCTAATAAACTTTTTAAAATTAAAAAGCAAACTCCATTGCCAATGTTCAAGGACAAAAGAGTTTATGTATTTGCAGCAGATCATGGAGTAGTACAAAACGGAGTTTCCGCATATCCTAAAAATGTCACCTATCAAATGGTTCTCAATTATTTTAAAGGTGGCGCAGGCATAAACGTCTTTGCAAGGCATATGGGTCTTAAATTTTTTGTGGTGGATAGTGGTGTAGATTATGATTTTGAAGATAATCCTTCATTGATAAAAATGAAAGTAGGACATGGTACAAAAGACTTTTCAAAGGGACCTTCAATGACAAGAGAAGAAGCAATTACATGTATTGACTATGGAATGAAAGTTGCAAAAAAAGCCATAAAACAAGGGGCTGATTTACTTGTAATAGGTGACAAAGGTATTGGTAATACAACAACAGCAACCGCAATATTTGCCGCATTTGGTTTTGATGTGGATAAAATAACTGATATTGGAACACCTATACCTCCTTCTTCCGTAATAAAGAAAAGAAATATTGTAAAAAAAGCTTTGAAAATAAATAGACCAAACCCAAATGATCCAATTGATGTCCTCTCAAAGGTTGGCGGATATTGCATAGGCCAAATGGCAGGTTTTATTTTAGGCGCTTTTCAAAACAAAGTTCCTGTGGTTATAGATGGATTTCCAACAACCGCTGGATTTTATCTAGCATACAAGATAAATGAAAGAGTTTTAGATTACGCCTTTTTCGGACATTTATCAAAAGTTAAAGGGCACAAAGTCATTTTAGATAGCCTAGGTGTAAGACCTATTTTAGATCTTGATATGAGACTTGGAGAAGGAACTGGCGCAGCTTTATCTGTTTATTTAATAGAAGCCGCTATAAAATATTTTAACTTTAAAAATGAAAAGGTGATATCATGA
- a CDS encoding GIY-YIG nuclease family protein, with the protein MKGCYLLLIELPMDIEIKKWNLKKGTYVYVGSAMNNLEKRVSRHLSKSKKLHWHIDYLLDKSSVKSVIMVSSNTKCEEKISLYMSQFFTGPKGFGSSDLKVQTNLYYIDNFDKFSKIVSNILKGELK; encoded by the coding sequence ATGAAAGGATGCTACTTACTATTAATCGAATTACCAATGGATATTGAAATTAAAAAATGGAATCTAAAAAAAGGTACTTACGTATATGTGGGCTCTGCTATGAACAACCTCGAAAAAAGAGTATCTAGACACCTGTCAAAATCTAAAAAGTTACACTGGCATATTGACTATCTTCTCGATAAATCAAGCGTAAAATCAGTTATAATGGTTTCTTCAAATACAAAATGCGAGGAAAAGATTTCACTCTACATGTCTCAATTTTTTACAGGTCCTAAAGGGTTTGGCAGTTCAGATTTAAAAGTACAGACTAATCTATATTATATAGATAATTTCGATAAATTTTCAAAAATAGTTTCAAACATACTCAAGGGGGAATTAAAATGA
- a CDS encoding GGDEF domain-containing protein produces the protein MFRFYLKYFLIAFLIFLLFPMFFYYFSHPKGVKIEKAENGIKLPISMVLDSRKTINLEFKIPSGYRYIYFPYVECSYIKVHSSGKLIGKYGFNDRNAHSWFIPMLFEIPENIKTLEVEISGVYSIGLDGFYLIDSKERIKYFCLKFLSDNLINISIGLVLTLGILLLMLSKNTTLSRKNAYIYFGLSSIFASIWVFDLVSFEAFWFPMRKLFISFAYFSLLLIIVGFETYNFSKVGKVGKIVAFLNFTAGFLPLLTLSEYQLKVVSTYISPLLMIDALYIVYITFRAYIPLDMLFSSFFAIAVFHDALVMILKVPTRFFSPYGIIAIYLSFASNILFEYKEKSTEVNILYAQSIIDKLTGAYNRGVLNSNFLKKGDVLVFVDLNKFKQINDTLGHDVGDKVLQKLSSIIKSNINSSDLLIRMGGDEFLIVLKSKDENIAEDLIKKIFEEFKNSFEFSPTFSWGISKIEDDNIDNAIRDADDLMYKMKRKK, from the coding sequence ATGTTTAGATTTTATCTAAAATATTTTTTAATTGCTTTTTTAATTTTTTTATTATTTCCTATGTTTTTTTATTATTTTTCGCATCCAAAAGGAGTGAAGATAGAAAAAGCAGAGAATGGAATAAAGCTTCCTATTTCAATGGTTTTAGATTCCAGGAAAACTATTAATCTGGAATTTAAAATTCCAAGCGGGTATAGATATATATATTTTCCATATGTTGAATGTTCATATATTAAAGTACATTCTTCAGGAAAATTGATAGGGAAATATGGATTTAATGACAGGAATGCTCATTCTTGGTTTATTCCGATGTTGTTTGAGATTCCAGAGAATATAAAAACTTTGGAAGTTGAAATCAGTGGAGTTTATTCAATTGGACTTGATGGTTTTTATTTGATAGATAGCAAAGAAAGGATAAAATACTTCTGTTTAAAATTTCTATCTGATAATTTAATAAATATATCTATAGGACTAGTTTTAACACTTGGGATATTGCTTTTAATGCTTTCAAAAAATACGACACTTTCAAGAAAAAATGCATATATATATTTTGGACTTTCAAGTATTTTTGCCTCTATATGGGTTTTTGATCTTGTATCATTTGAAGCTTTTTGGTTTCCTATGAGGAAATTATTTATATCATTTGCATATTTTTCGCTTTTATTAATAATTGTTGGATTTGAAACTTATAACTTTTCAAAAGTTGGTAAAGTGGGAAAGATTGTAGCATTTTTGAATTTTACAGCGGGATTCTTACCTTTACTAACACTTTCTGAATACCAATTGAAAGTTGTTTCGACATACATATCTCCTCTTTTAATGATTGATGCATTGTATATAGTATATATAACTTTTAGGGCATATATACCTCTTGATATGCTTTTTTCTTCATTTTTTGCGATAGCTGTATTTCATGATGCTTTAGTTATGATTTTGAAAGTTCCAACAAGATTTTTTTCGCCGTATGGAATAATTGCAATTTATTTAAGTTTTGCGTCAAATATTCTTTTTGAATACAAAGAAAAATCTACGGAGGTAAATATATTATATGCACAAAGTATTATAGATAAATTAACTGGGGCGTATAACAGAGGAGTTTTAAATAGTAATTTTTTGAAGAAAGGCGATGTGCTAGTTTTTGTTGATCTAAATAAATTTAAGCAAATCAATGACACGCTGGGGCATGATGTCGGTGATAAGGTATTGCAAAAACTTTCAAGTATAATTAAGTCGAATATTAACTCTTCAGATCTTCTCATTAGGATGGGAGGCGATGAATTTTTAATTGTTTTGAAAAGTAAAGATGAGAATATAGCAGAAGATTTGATTAAAAAAATTTTTGAAGAATTTAAAAATTCTTTTGAATTTTCACCAACATTTTCATGGGGTATTTCAAAGATTGAAGATGATAATATAGACAATGCTATTAGGGATGCAGATGATTTAATGTATAAGATGAAAAGAAAAAAATAA
- a CDS encoding DUF4130 domain-containing protein, whose product MVVSYDGTFNGLLKLIQFCYKNNIIPDFVLKKERKNSILIDLSEIEFTKKFIHDNSVFLPFLSEIRNIESLIIKYVITKNIFLEKTLRKISKDVLNEFEKIKRKLYFLEYNGVFISSFFSNSNIIDLLFLYFLERLKNEKFIIYDEKRKIIITYNNKTKKVLKENKVNLFVQSYDPALHLWNIYQKSITI is encoded by the coding sequence ATGGTGGTATCATATGATGGAACCTTTAATGGACTGCTTAAACTAATTCAATTTTGCTATAAAAACAACATAATACCAGATTTTGTCTTAAAAAAAGAAAGGAAAAATTCAATTCTTATCGATCTTTCTGAAATAGAATTTACTAAAAAATTTATACATGACAATTCCGTTTTTTTACCATTTCTTTCTGAAATCAGAAATATTGAATCGCTAATTATAAAATATGTTATTACCAAAAATATCTTTTTAGAAAAAACACTTAGAAAAATTTCTAAAGATGTATTGAATGAATTTGAAAAAATTAAAAGAAAGCTTTACTTTTTAGAATACAATGGAGTATTTATATCTTCATTTTTCTCTAATTCTAATATAATAGATCTTTTATTCTTATACTTTCTTGAAAGACTCAAAAATGAAAAATTCATTATATACGATGAAAAAAGAAAGATTATTATTACATACAATAACAAAACAAAAAAAGTTTTAAAAGAAAATAAAGTAAATCTTTTTGTACAAAGCTACGATCCTGCTCTGCATCTTTGGAATATATACCAAAAAAGCATTACTATATAA
- a CDS encoding putative DNA modification/repair radical SAM protein — MTLEEKLSILSAAAKYDVSCSFGERKKDFVYYSVASGRYVPILKILFSNACIYDCAYCINRKSNNIKRASFTVDEVVKLTVDFYKRNYIEGLFLSSAIIKDPNYTMEQLVNVAKKLREEEKFPGYIHLKIVPGADEMLVEKAGMYADRVSINVEFLKKDAFFNLAPEKKPEAIQKPLQTSAIKYLQYIEEKKKYSHVKPYSPLGQTTQIIVGATNESDKKIIEFSSKLYKIYKLKRVYYSGYIAINKDKRLPQRSENSLREHRLYQTDFLIRFYNYSIEEIFDNCENLDLNIDPKSLWALKHPEFFPIDIFKATFDELIRIPGIGLKSAQKIIMLRKHGILNFETLKKAGISLKKAKNFITIKGKNFKDSKTYMPLFEFSQNGWDL, encoded by the coding sequence ATGACACTTGAGGAAAAACTAAGTATTCTTTCTGCTGCTGCAAAATACGATGTTTCATGCTCTTTTGGAGAGAGAAAAAAAGATTTTGTGTATTACAGCGTGGCAAGCGGTAGGTATGTTCCTATCTTAAAAATATTATTTTCAAATGCATGTATATACGATTGTGCATACTGTATAAACAGAAAATCAAATAATATAAAACGTGCAAGTTTTACAGTGGATGAAGTTGTGAAACTAACTGTGGATTTTTACAAAAGAAATTACATAGAAGGTCTTTTTTTAAGTTCGGCTATAATAAAGGATCCAAACTATACTATGGAGCAATTGGTAAACGTTGCAAAAAAGCTAAGAGAAGAAGAAAAATTTCCTGGCTACATTCACTTAAAAATAGTTCCAGGAGCAGATGAAATGTTAGTTGAAAAGGCTGGGATGTACGCAGACAGGGTAAGTATAAATGTAGAATTTTTAAAAAAAGATGCATTTTTTAATCTTGCACCTGAAAAAAAGCCAGAAGCAATACAAAAACCACTACAAACTTCCGCAATCAAATATCTTCAATACATTGAAGAAAAAAAGAAATATTCACATGTAAAGCCTTATTCTCCTTTGGGACAAACAACACAGATAATAGTTGGGGCAACTAACGAATCAGATAAAAAAATTATAGAGTTTTCAAGTAAACTCTATAAAATATATAAACTTAAAAGGGTGTATTATTCTGGATATATAGCCATAAACAAAGATAAAAGGCTTCCACAAAGGAGTGAAAATTCCTTAAGAGAGCACAGATTGTATCAAACAGATTTTCTCATAAGATTCTACAATTACTCTATAGAAGAAATTTTTGATAACTGTGAAAATCTGGATTTAAATATCGATCCAAAATCTTTGTGGGCTCTCAAACATCCAGAATTCTTTCCAATAGATATATTCAAAGCAACATTTGATGAATTAATAAGGATCCCCGGGATTGGCCTTAAATCTGCTCAAAAAATAATCATGCTAAGAAAACATGGAATACTTAACTTTGAAACTCTAAAAAAAGCAGGAATTTCTCTAAAAAAAGCAAAAAACTTCATCACTATTAAAGGAAAAAACTTTAAAGATTCAAAGACTTATATGCCTTTATTTGAATTTTCTCAAAATGGGTGGGACTTGTAA